The Candidatus Margulisiibacteriota bacterium region CGTATCGTTAATCTCTAGATAACCATCACTCATAATTTGAAAAGGAAGACCATTCACAACCCCCTGAAACAAAACTAAATTACCATCTTCCCTTAAAAAGGGCTCGTGCTCTTTATTGTAATCATAAGCAAATTCCTTATCTACAAATTCTTTCATTAACGACAAATCATGCAACTTACCTGATTTAAAGGTAATGCAAAAAAACTTTCCAGGTACCTCTTGCTTCAAACGATAATCTAAAACTGATAGTGTGTTTAATAATTTATATGCATCATCAGTATCCATTTCTCGAATTCTGTCATAACAATACTGCAAATATAAATCCTTAAACCAATCAACAGTTTCACTCTCCGCGGGAAGACCTAGAAGTACTTTCCTGTGGTTTTCCCACACAGCATCCAATTCTAATAAATGACTAAAATCTCTAACTGTTTGCAATTCCTGAAACTTACTTTGCGTTAAAAAGCCTCTATACGCAGCATCAACATCTATCGCATTAAGAATAAACAAAAGTCGCCATCCATAATCTATACTTTTACCCATTTTGACAGACAAATCAGACATTTTTCGATAAACTTTTATTGCAAAGTCAGGAGTTCCCTCTCCAAGAAGAATGTCGCCAAGCAAAGAATGGTTACCATTGATTAATCCAGCCATTTCTGCCATATCATCAGAAAACCCAAGTTGCTTAAAAATATCTACACTCATTGCTCCACTCCTAACAAAGTGCCTAGCCTCTCCATAAATACAACCAACATCATGTGTGGCAATCAGATGTTCCATAAATTTAAAGTCTTTTGAATCTTTTAATGTTTGAAAAACCAATGCTCGCAAATCATCAAACTGATTTAAGGAAAGGTAGGGATCCAGACCATTACCCCTTCCCTCTATAAACTTCTGATAACTGGCTTTGTTATCTGGATTAGCAATCAAATATAAGCTCTGCAACATATATTCTGTATGTATCCATCTATACGGGTCACCATTATTATTTAGTTTCTCTTTTAATTTACCAAACTCAGGAATTTTTGCTATTTCTGTTTCATTATACCTATACCACATGGGGTATCCACCAACAACAACCTTGTTTTCTAAAGGCTCAATTAAACTCTTAAGGTTTATATCAAATAAAGAAACTATTTTTGTTTTCATAATTAACCCTTACTTATGCGCTATCCTAATAAAATCAAAACCACGAATTTATCAAAAATTGTTTTAATAAGCCATAATTCAAAAAAATTAAGTAACTATTCATAAATACTAACAGTAAGCTTCTAACAAATAGTTTAATAAATTATCGATTATATTTTTTATCTTTTTTAACATCATACTAAATTATCGTGTTTTATATTAATTTATTTCATTAAGTTTATCGTTGGTAGACGCTAGCTTGTTTAGCATATATAATATTCTTACATTTTTAGTTAGGTTTGGAGAGTTACCCAAGAGGCTGAAGGGGCGGGTTTGCTAAACCTGTAGGGTGGTTACTACTGCCGCGAGGGTTCAAATCCCTCACTCTCCGCCATGAACTAATCGTAATTGCGATAAGTACATGAAAAACTGCAAACTAACTAAGCCTAAGGAAGTAAACTATGGATATAACCATTTTCGAAGAACTCCTTGAGAAAAAAGACTACGAGGCAATTATCACCCTTTTTGAAGAACAACATCCAGCCGAATCAGCTGAGCTTATTTCTGTTGTAGAGCCCACTGTTATCTGGAAATTACTCTTAAAATTAAATTCCAAAGTGCGCGCCGAAATTTTTAGCCACATCCACCTCGAAACACAAATACTAATTGCAGAAAGATTGTCTAGACGTTCGCTTTCTCAAATTTTTACAGATATGCCCCCAGACGATCGAGCTGACCTTTTTAAGAAACTTTCCAAAGAAATTCAAGACTTACTCATACCTGCACTAGCCCAAGCAGAAAGAGAAGATATTCTAAAACTATCTTCTTATGAAGAAAAAACAGCTGGCTCAGTTATGACATCGGAATATGTAGCTCTCTTTGAAAAAAATACAGTCACTGAAGCAATAGAAAAGATTCGAAAAGAAGCTCCTGACACAGAAACCATTTATTATGCATACATTGTTGACCAAGACAGAAAACTAAAAGGTTTTGTCTCACTAAGAGGACTCCTCCTTGCCAAACCAAAACTAAAACTAGAAGACATTATGCAACAAGACCTTGCTACCTGTTTAGTAACAGAAGACCAAGAAGATGCAGCCAGAAGACTCCAAAAATACGATCTTATTGCTATACCCGTTGTTGATGAACACAACGTTCTCGTTGGCATTATCACCCACGATGATGCACTCGACGTTATCACCCAAGAACAAACAGAGGATTTTGAAAAATTAATGGCTATCTCTGGCAGTCACGAATCTGGTGCCTATCTCAAAAAAACAGCATGGACTCACTTTAAAGACAGGTCCGTGTGGATTGTTGTACTAGCAATAGTGGGGCTAGTTCCAGGTATGATAATTCATCACTTTGAAGACGCACTCTTGCACCTTATGTTACTTGCACTCTATATGCCAATGATGGCCAACACGGGAGGAAATTCAGGCAACCAAGCAGCAACAGTTATTGTCAGAGCCTTGTCTTTAAAAGAAGTCTCGACTAAAGACGTTTTTAAAATATTATTTAAAGAATTAAGTATTTCTTTAATGCTGGCAAGTGTTTTAGCTTTATTAATCGGCACAAAAATACTTTTTTTTACCTCTGGCATGACAATACCAGGGAATCTAACGCTTTTGAGAATAGCTCTTGCAGTGTCCTTTGGATTAGGATTACAAGTTATCACCGCAACCATGATAGGTTCTATGTTACCATTACTTGCAAGCAAACTAAAATTAGACCCTGCTGTAATTGCCAATCCAGTGCTAACAACCGTGGTTGATATAACTGGATTGCTTCTCTATTTTAATATAGCTAGACTTTTTCTAGGAATTTAAGGATTTACTGCACAAAAAACTGTTGCTCTTTCATTGTTCTTTATCTTAAACTGCTTTCCCCAAACTTGTAGTTGGTAGACGCTACTTTGTTTAACAGATACAATACTAATGCCTTTTTAATTAGACGTTAAACGCACCTAAAAAACTAAAGTATCAGCTTTACTAAATCTAAGGAGAATAAGTAATGGAAATAATTATTTTTGAAGAAATCCTTGAGAAAAAAGACTACGAAACAATTATCAATCTTTTTGAAGAACAGCATCCCGCTGAATCAGCTGAGCTTATTTCTACCATAGACCCAAGCATTATCTGGAAGCTACTCTTGAAATTAGATTCCAAAGTGCGCGCCGAAATTTTTAGCCACATCCACCTCGAAACACAAATACTAATTGCAGAAAGATTGTCTAGGCGTTCGCTTTCTCAAATTTTTACAGATATGCCCCCAGACGATCGAGCTGATCTTTTTAAAAAACTTTCTAAAGAAATCCAAGACTTACTCATACCTGCTCTAGCTCAAGCAGAAAGAGAAGACATCCTCAAACTATCCTCCTACCCAGAAAAAACCGCTGGTTCAGTAATGACTTCGGAATATGTAGCTCTCTTTGAAAAAAATACAGTCACTGAAGCAATAGAAAAAATCAGAAAAGAAGCTCCTGATACAGAAACCATTTATTATTCATACATCGTTGACCAGGATAGAAAACTAAAAGGATTTGTTTCACTAAAAGACCTCCTTATTGCCAAACCAAGCCTCAAACTAGAAGATATTATGCAACAAGAGCCTATCACCTGCCTAGTAACCGAAGATCAAGAAGATGCAGCCAGGCGACTCCAAAAGTACGACCTTATTGCTATACCTGTTGTTGATGAAAATAATGCACTTGTTGGCATTATTACCCACGATGATGCCATCGATGTTATCACCCAAGAACAAACGGAAGATATTGAAAAATTAATGGCTATTTCTGGTAGTCACGAAGCTGGTGCCTATCTAAAAAAGTCGGCTTGGACACACTTTAAAGATAGGTCGGTGTGGATTGTTGTACTAGCAATGGTGGGGCTAATTCCCGGCATGATCATCCATCATTTTGAAGCTACACTCTTTAACCTTATGTTGCTTGCACTCTATATGCCAATG contains the following coding sequences:
- the mgtE gene encoding magnesium transporter, with the protein product MDITIFEELLEKKDYEAIITLFEEQHPAESAELISVVEPTVIWKLLLKLNSKVRAEIFSHIHLETQILIAERLSRRSLSQIFTDMPPDDRADLFKKLSKEIQDLLIPALAQAEREDILKLSSYEEKTAGSVMTSEYVALFEKNTVTEAIEKIRKEAPDTETIYYAYIVDQDRKLKGFVSLRGLLLAKPKLKLEDIMQQDLATCLVTEDQEDAARRLQKYDLIAIPVVDEHNVLVGIITHDDALDVITQEQTEDFEKLMAISGSHESGAYLKKTAWTHFKDRSVWIVVLAIVGLVPGMIIHHFEDALLHLMLLALYMPMMANTGGNSGNQAATVIVRALSLKEVSTKDVFKILFKELSISLMLASVLALLIGTKILFFTSGMTIPGNLTLLRIALAVSFGLGLQVITATMIGSMLPLLASKLKLDPAVIANPVLTTVVDITGLLLYFNIARLFLGI
- the mgtE gene encoding magnesium transporter, which encodes MEIIIFEEILEKKDYETIINLFEEQHPAESAELISTIDPSIIWKLLLKLDSKVRAEIFSHIHLETQILIAERLSRRSLSQIFTDMPPDDRADLFKKLSKEIQDLLIPALAQAEREDILKLSSYPEKTAGSVMTSEYVALFEKNTVTEAIEKIRKEAPDTETIYYSYIVDQDRKLKGFVSLKDLLIAKPSLKLEDIMQQEPITCLVTEDQEDAARRLQKYDLIAIPVVDENNALVGIITHDDAIDVITQEQTEDIEKLMAISGSHEAGAYLKKSAWTHFKDRSVWIVVLAMVGLIPGMIIHHFEATLFNLMLLALYMPMLVDAGGNSGNQSATVIVRALSLKEVSSKDVFRILFKELSISLMLAGVLAVLVAAKIIFFTSGVVIPENLTLTRIALAVSIGLSLQVITSTMIGSMLPILASKLKLDPAVVANPVLTTVVDITGLFLYFNTARIILGI